A DNA window from Trypanosoma brucei brucei TREU927 chromosome 10, whole genome shotgun sequence contains the following coding sequences:
- a CDS encoding variant surface glycoprotein (VSG), translating into MGQPKIKVDLRYILALLVTVQASPAADLHDTKLKIENECDAAEHLTLMLTKIHSTLDNQEQQLRTARQYLWQTVAAVATEAANGNPKYIPILAAQTQLLAAAEKKTANFAKPLRATAAGLAQLIGAQTSLAEITDLKLSAQTPAAAAAFFTATTKAIPAQALNNAKPKCKAKYENKPRDAATTPRNYAETTTVKFYHLEALTADNGALKTPKLCAKAGSAPAADCSDGEIGASAQLAVAGGNLLKTTAVEYSSKNAEKGQFKATTNNNALAPPKDFVQAALEGLHQAPEQLSNLNFRAESLRAGSITEEQAFKKAVALAYIPGADLSKLHELNDKISAVIKSEYTDDSGSLTAKIWEPLGRVTLNKAETATDTTQTLKDDVQIEALGTAVAYRLIAAVQAKATSSGKKTEEDLSKKADSADKTGESKKQGDNKTTTNTTGSNSFVINKAPLLLALLLS; encoded by the coding sequence ATGGGGCAACCAAAAATCAAAGTTGATTTAAGGTATATTCTAGCGCTGCTAGTAACCGTACAAGCCAGCCCGGCGGCCGACTTACATGACACAAAactaaaaatagaaaatgaGTGCGACGCCGCAGAGCACTTAACCCTGATGCTGACAAAGATCCATTCGACGCTTGACAACCAGGAGCAACAACTACGGACAGCAAGGCAATATCTATGGCAAACTGTAGCAGCAGTGGCCACAGAAGCAGCAAACGGCAACCCGAAGTACATCCCAATACTGGCGGCGCAAACGCAACTATTAGCCGCCGCTGAAAAAAAGACGGCAAACTTCGCCAAGCCACTGAGAGCGACAGCAGCAGGCCTAGCGCAGCTGATAGGTGCTCAAACAAGCCTGGCGGAGATAACCGACTTAAAACTCTCGGCACAGACGCCAGCGGCTGCGGCCGCTTTTTTCACGGCGACAACTAAAGCAATCCCAGCCCAGGCACTAAACAACGCCAAGCCCAAGTGCAAAGCCAAATACGAAAACAAGCCACGCGACGCAGCGACGACGCCGCGCAACTATGCCGAAACGACGACCGTGAAATTCTATCACTTAGAGGCACTGACAGCAGACAACGGGGCGCTCAAAACACCGAAACTGTGTGCTAAAGCAGGATCAGCGCCGGCGGCAGACTGCTCCGACGGAGAGATAGGGGCTTCAGCGCAGCTGGCAGTAGCCGGTGGGAACTTACTAAAAACAACTGCAGTAGAgtacagcagcaaaaacgcAGAAAAAGGGCAGTtcaaagcaacaacaaacaacaacgccCTAGCCCCACCCAAAGACTTCGTCCAGGCAGCGCTAGAAGGCCTGCATCAAGCACCGGAACAGCTAAGCAACCTAAATTTTCGAGCAGAGAGTCTAAGAGCTGGCAGCATCACGGAAGAACAAGCATTCAAGAAGGCTGTTGCACTTGCCTACATCCCAGGCGCCGACCTAAGCAAGTTACACGAGCTCAATGATAAAATTTCCGCTGTAATCAAGTCCGAATACACAGACGACAGCGGCAGTCTAACGGCAAAGATCTGGGAGCCCCTAGGTAGGGTAACTCTGaacaaagcagaaacagcCACCGACACAACACAAACGCTCAAAGACGACGTACAAATAGAAGCCCTAGGGACAGCCGTGGCGTATCGACTTATCGCCGCTGTCCAAGCGAAGGCAACAAGCAGCGGTAAAAAGACGGAAGAAGATTTATCCAAGAAAGCAGATTCAGCAGACAAAACAGGAGAAAGCAAGAAGCAAGGGGATAATaaaacaaccacaaacaccacaggaagcaattcgtttgtcattaacaaggcccctcttttgcttgcgcttttgctttcctaa
- a CDS encoding expression site-associated gene ESAG protein, with protein sequence MRVVILEWTILILLIVGAYGDNDHALVADYEGDAPLSETVCYLRCLSDALNKLYTDGEKKLLVNEEVYANVSRILDSMEAKTGESVKYLSVISGAMVGESEKLEKLISYGNTMGDLVAKVGGLFAEVNESVRTVRKEIPDALIKANKYYTSIAEIVRTVWDDLKAIPTSIDPKCENGEFDGVKEFEVKCGDSSCPLRNGVSEDALKHYKRGRIEVNVLNGSVSRCLNLQRKNLYKNGAEKHSSEVLKWPQDDATFFQLKLEVQSMFGPLIVSFAAGRTTSALLEMVENITSLRSRFKEIHSDFTSLLLNPNSTDNVNSTDSTI encoded by the coding sequence ATGAGGGTCGTCATTTTGGAATGGACAATTCTTATACTTTTAATTGTTGGTGCTTATGGGGACAATGACCATGCGTTGGTGGCAGATTATGAAGGTGACGCACCTTTAAGTGAGACTGTATGTTATCTCCGTTGCCTTTCGGATGCCTTGAATAAATTATATACTGATGGCGAGAAGAAGCTACTTGTCAATGAGGAAGTATATGCCAATGTGTCTCGTATATTGGATAGTATGGAGGCTAAAACAGGTGAAAGTGTTAAATATTTGAGTGTTATCAGTGGTGCGATGGTAGGGGAAAGTGAGAAATTGGAAAAACTTATATCTTATGGAAATACAATGGGGGACCTTGTGGCAAAGGTGGGTGGGCTGTTTGCTGAGGTTAATGAAAGTGTGAGGACcgtaaggaaagaaataccTGATGCCCTTATAAAGGCAAATAAATACTATACAAGTATTGCTGAGATTGTTAGGACTGTTTGGGATGACCTAAAGGCGATACCAACTAGTATTGATCCTAAATGTGAAAATGGAGAATTCGATGGCGTTAAAGAGTTTGAAGTTAAGTGTGGCGATAGCTCATGTCCGTTGAGAAATGGCGTAAGTGAAGACGCACTGAAGCATTATAAAAGAGGCCGTATTGAAGTAAACGTGTTGAATGGTTCTGTAAGCAGGTGCTTAAACCTACAAAGGAAGAACTTATATAAGAACGGTGCCGAAAAGCATTCGAGTGAAGTGTTGAAGTGGCCTCAAGATGACGCCACTTTTTTTCAACTTAAGCTCGAAGTGCAAAGCATGTTTGGGCCGCTCATCGTTTCCTTTGCCGCCGGCCGAACAACTTCCGCACTCCTAGAGATGGTGGAAAATATAACTTCCTTGCGCTCTCGCTTCAAAGAAATCCACAGCGACTTCACTTCGCTGCTGCTCAACCCGAATAGCACTGATAATGTAAATAGTACTGATTCTACCATTTAA